tatgagaactacaaaattatataatatatatttatacatacttatgcattaaatattatattatttccattcCGTTCATGCAATCCTATAATAAAACACCCCCGTATATCCGTATGGAATATTTTACCTACATACAGTAATACtgcattatttatacatatataataatatatcaatcTTATCTtatcttaatttttttaccaTTATTTTggttctttatttataattttttttatatttttttttttttcaaatctCATTTATTATGGATGGAGAAACGATTTATTTCCCAGCattaccatttttattatcacctcaaaattggaaaaaaagaatattataaatatatttttattttttttgttttcatttgtttaaaCAATACAacgcatatatattcatttttgtttatgaATACTTAAACAAATTCATAGTTTgctatagaaaaaaatataaatatgcatataaacatttttaggAGATAAGCTTTGTATACATGCATACATACATACTATATAGACGTGTGTAGAAATGTTCTCttcatatttatgcattttttataatacgCATGAATTTGTAACTTTACAAAATCGGCCTTCATAAATTGAGACCCCCAAATCTGTGTCAACTTAAGTTGGGAGCAGAAATGGGGTTATGATTGAATTGGCTTAATGCAATGTCATAGAAAAGCAACAAAAAGGGTGGCAAGTCAAATGCTTGACATATTTTCATACTTGCTAATTTTGATATGTTTTCtatttttcacattttaCAAAACATCATATACATGCACATGCTCGTTTTTATGACTAGCCAATGCAGTTGTAACGCTCTCTGTTTTTGTGTGCCTtttgcataaaaaatattattaggcaataaaataaaaaccaaaataaatgattcaaaattaaaaacctAAAAACATTAGACACATAATCACTGAAATGAAAACTTATTTGATCTGCATcggaaattaaaataaacaaaataatacattattgaataattaagaaaaaatgatatattttattttttttacaaccATTTCTATATTTCTCTTTTTCGATAAACTTACACAATGCCaggaatataaaataaggTAGAGACTTCCATATCTGCAACTTAAAACTTTTATTCTTTACAATCACTTCTTTAAAAAAGAGTgttgaatataaatagtgGGACATAGATATTACGGAACTTAGgagtaataatatgatacCTATTGAAtctgtatttatattaaaacaatgaataaaatataatgcacTTAATATTGTACATAACCAAaacttaaatattattattatactcattatattaaataaatatattagtataaatgttaatataaaatataataggatcattaatttatattccttataaaaatttaaagcttgattatataatatatatgtgtctGAATAAaagtacatattttttatattactgctttttacaatttgctctattctttttaataattttatgtttcTATCTTGATCCTTTGGATAATTGTGAAGCATAAATCCGATCCTGCTACTCGTTATGTTATGAGACGGGTCCATCTGCATGCGCgtgaaaaaatgaatgacAACGTCAGTAGAAAAATAAGTGCATGCATATaaacattatatttttttttcattttcgtaccactataaaatttttgtaGAACAAATGGGGGGTTATTGTATAATACTGAGGCAAtaatttgttcatataattttgaaagTTTGTTCGAATTAGAACAAAATGGCTATCATATATTCCATCATCCTTTGTGTGCatccaaaaataaataagtttataaaaatttgtacATACATCCTCTTTATTTtgacaaaaaataagttttaAATCTTCAAAATgcattttcttattttctttttgtgaAGCAACATGATGACATTGTTTTACATGATTCTctaaattatattgtttatCTAATGGACTTATATTTCCACAAATATTTTGGCTTAACTTAAATCCATGAACCCATGAAATAATTGGTTCATTAATATGTCCTTCATCTTTTAGTTTATCAATTaagtttataattttatctcTATTTTCTTCAAGTTCATAATCAAATTCATTAGACGAAggtaaaacaatatatccAGGTTCCAATATATAACTAGCTTTTTTTTCGAACGTAAACAAAAAATCTTTCAGTCTAGAATCCcggtttatatatttatacggatcaaatattatatcatgtttaataatcatatataagaataatgaaacaaataaaagcGAGCAAAATGTTACAATTGCTATTACTTTTTTAGTATACGAGctttcatatatttgaattattttttcagctatttttttttcttttttctcaCACAGTTTATGGTTATTCCCATTGCAATCTGACACTAAGTTAGTGGCATATACAAAATTCGAACCTTCATTCAATTGGGCTccattttctaaatttccgttcatataattttgcaCATAATTTCGAGTTATTATATTACCATTGGGTGTATAAAATTCAGTTGTATTGCCACCAATTTCTGAGTTATTGTTTGTATTTTCCCAAACATTtgaaataacaaaattgctactattattattgatgTGGGGGCTAGCCAATTCAGGTATATACTTGTCTTGAGAAGTTTTATTTGAACTGCTTTGAGAATGGTCGATGTGCTTATCTTTGTCAACGCAAATGCTTGGCTCTCTTGTGTAGATCATCATTgaaaacatattattaaaaaataagacataaaaaaaaaataaggtAAGCAAATTAATCAATGAATTTAcagaaaatttattaacaattttatatgaacatGTTAATccaattaaatatattattataagcactaaaacaattttagaAACTAATATTAATGATTTATAGCTTGCtctaaaataatatttgttcCTATTTATTTTGCAACATTCTTCTGGAATATTTTGATCAGCCAATTTTTGCATTGACTTTGTTATATCTTCATTTCTCTTTTTGTATTccttttcataataaaaaatattaatacaacaaaatataaaactcaaaaaaaacaccaaaaaataatttaataaatatatttttaatatatataatctaaatactatatgtaaaaaaaaacttgtACTGAAAGAAAATAACGACAACGCATATATActcataataattattattttatttttttgttttatattcatatttgaTGTAAATGaacttatataatatattataaataaatatgataatactataaataaataatttgatttAAGTCCTGAAATAATAGACACCGTTTCGTTTTCTTCAACAATTTTACTATTAACAACGGAGACTTTCCAATCGTTTTCCTTTCCATCAGAAGCTGCTTTGCCATTCCCTTCCACCTCTACTTTGCTATTCCCTTCCCCCTCTACTTTGCTATTCCTTTGCAACTTGTATACAAAACTTGTACTGTCTGGGTTAACCATGTCCAACTCCTTCAATTCCCCGGAATTAGCCATTTCCACTAGCTTGTTTAACTCATGAAACCATTCATTTAATAAGTCTTCATCAACCATTTcatcaaaattaaaaacaaataaaagtGCTTCAACATTTTTCGCTATATCTGatattacattatttaggtttatattttttctattaaatatatgaggataatataaaaagtatggaataaattttatagaattagaaaaatatcgtattaatgatttattgtcttttttaattatattattaaaataattttctagATTATTTTCGGAGTCATAAAATCCAGCTTGTATCTCATGAAATGTAAAAAGACCTAACACAAAACATTTGGAACCATTAAATGGTATATCAAATTGTCTACATATATCTTTCCAtgttttgttatttttaatttttatttgtttaaaatgttcaatcaaaaaaaatatatccttcaatatttcataatttaatatatttttattttcagaTAAGTCGGTACCATTTTGATCTATGTAAAATAGTAGAGATGctgttttttctttcttataattttttaaaaaatcatcTACTCTTTTCCCAATCTCATCACTAGACTTAATAATTAcattttcacttttttccatattcatattaagataattattatttatgtatttagaaaataagCCAAAATAATTGCAATCATTTCCATTCTTATTTTCActactatattttttatcacatatttgaaaaaaactattataaacaaaaaaaaacattagcATAGACATCAAACATCCTATAATTAAACCTAGTATTAAATATCTTGGCTTATGAACAATTGcctttgtatattttttacacaaaatacgaaacatatttttgtctGGCTTACCTTGCTTATCATTACTATACTTTTCTTTCCTATCttcattatcattaatCATGGGGtagacatattttttttggtgtACCATtgcttctttattttcaactTTACAAACTTGATTTGGGTTACCATCACATCGAACAAACACATTTCCAACTCCTTCAACaacattttctaaattatcTGATTTGCTctgttcatatttatttctgcaatcgtaaatataattgttcATGATAACTaatagtattattatttatttttttgaaaacaattttaaatgtGTCAACAATtaagttttataattttctcaaaaaaatatgaaaattggTAAAAGCAAGCTAAAAAATTGAcactaatttttttattttcctttaagtagaatataaatatttgtcataattataaagggactttaaaaaaaataaaatatatcaaataaaaaaaataaataaattctCCAATATATACCTACATAATTTGAGAATGGTTATAAGActtctaaaaatatttcttgaaataaaatatttatgtttccAAGATATGCCCTTATTTTAGTAACACATTAAGATATGTcccttatttttatttttttatatatgcatatatatatttatatattttagatCAACTAAATCATTTGTGCTTGCAATACAGTTGCATGGGTGCATGTGCATAAATACACAATCTCAATTTTATGatcaatataatttaaagctaacataaattttgttatatttaacatgtaaaatttttaagatataattttatttttttatacaattttttaaatatataaattgttaatcaagtattgaaaaatatagtgTCTATCACCATTAAGCCTGTGAAAATGGGTTTTGCAAAAAAAGGTGATAAACACACTATTTCTgctatttcattttttcaacCGTTATAACagtattattcatttacatatacatatgcaagcatatttattacattgAAAACGcacaaaatgaataataaacaaaaagatatattcatatactCCACAAAAGATTGGCATACTCCTTGTTTGCATTCATGTAGAATGGTGactattttcatttccctttttaattatagtATGCATGCACATATTTATAGCTTCACATTTAAAAGacatttttctaatttgtGTTAAAAAAGTATTCCTTATTgatttgtataatttaaacatgtatatgtataacCATCTTATGTGTTGTGCTTTTACTTAAGCAGTTTAAAACCGAATTAACCAAACATATGCTGTTCATAAAGGAATTATTGCgaaaaaatttgataaataaaaccTTCAAAAAAAGGTACATCGtttttatgatatatctatatttataaattgaGATATTCCAACAgaagaataatataatgcatattactttttacatatttataaagtaTGCCCAAAAAAcgatatttatataaacatactTTAACCAAGGGAAATgccataaattattttttccctccaaaaaaatatatcactCAATTTTAAGAACAATTCATATGACAAATTATAGTATGCCAAAACATAAATGTAATGCTATTATATgtcgttttttttctctttataTGTGTGCAATCGTTATAAACATTTCttaaatataagtataCTTAGCTATGGTTATACAAGCCCTCGATTATTTGgctattttttcaaatagtCTGCAATCTGTTTCATTgttgttaatttttaaaaaaaagtaacaTAAACAACGATTTATAAGTATGCAGATATTTATATCCATTATTTGTATGTTCtatcatttaatattttcatcatttatttttattattaatttttctattttaacCAATTTCAATGCGTATACAagtcaaataaaaataaaacaaccccgcatatattatataggaaatatataatttttcaacgcatataaaaaataatatataaatatatttccccttataaagatatataaaaaatagccaagtttaaaataatatgaaataaaaaattatataatattattttgtattgttttatttaaattattttaatttattttacaaaatgttttatcatttcataaacaaatttatactatttcttaaataacaatcatatattaaattgttttttttttccttttatattttgtatatggtatttcgtttttttttaacatacTTCACCCCAAAAATaagcattattttttttttttataaaattgaaaaagttttttttatttaaatcaatatcaatcatattttatatatgtatcattatttccttatattatttaaagatatcacctttttatttacaaaatatatttttatgtttttatctCGATAGTTTGTggaatttatatatatattttttcctctTATAAGTAAAGAGACATATATTGAagtatttttcaaatagcCAACTTtttaacatattatatagtaTAGTGTTTTTTTCATGAGCTTTCAAAGTTTTGCTAATTAAAacacaaaattatatcttactttatattataattcgtatatataacatctttattatcataagtacatatacataaaatgttattctcacttcatatataaacacattttttttatagtaaTTAAAATGCGTGTGAAAATatcgtttattttttatctctaaatttttcaattcCCTAAGTTAAAAACTgtattttacattttgcgtttaatttatattcagTTTgtagaatatttatatctatcTACAATTTAATATCCATAGAATAAATAGCTAAGCACAATTGCATAGAATTATGCCAATTCTGTAGAcaattattcaaaataaaatatattctataaaagatatatatctattaaACACATACTAGCCTGCGacttaataataaacagaGCGAACTAGagacataaaaataaacctATATACAAAGAATACCTTTATAAACGCACAAAAGCtagataaaacaaaataaagcaaAATAAAGCACATATAAATAGCATCACCACATACACACACGCATACATACAAAGTcgataaacaaaatagaTAACAACATGAGAAGCTTTAACAGTTTTCAAGGTCgatcaaataataattatcagAACCGTGGTGGAGGATCACACGGAAATCATCAAGGTTATCATTCaggaagaaaaaattatggaaataattcaggatatcataataataataattcaggAGGGCTTGGAAAGAATTTAAATCCAGTTGATTGGGCTAATTTTAAGTTAGTGccatttgaaaaaaatttttataaagaaCATGATGATATACGTAGATTATCATCAAAAGAAGTAAAAGAAATTAGAGATAAACATAGAATTACTATATTAGGTGGTGATAATATACCAAACCCTGTTGAATCAATTAATAAAGTTGGTTTTCCTGATTATGTATTAAAATCTTTAAGAAATAATCATATTGTTTCTCCTACCCCTATACAAATACAAGGTTGGCCTATAGCTTTATCAGGTAAAGATATGATTGGTAAAGCCGAAACAGGTAGTGGTAAAACACttgcttttattttacctGCATTCGTTCATATATTAGCTCAACCAAGTTTAAAACATGGGGATGGACCAATTGTTTTAGTATTAGCACCTACCAGAGAATTAGCTGAACAAATCAGACAAGAATGTATTAAATTCTCAGTCGAATCGAAAGTTAGAAATACTTGTGCATATGGTGGAGTACCAAAAGGTGGACAAATTTATGCCTTAAGACAAGGagtacatattttaattgcTTGCCCAGGACGTTTAATTGATTTATTAGAACAAAATGCAACTAATTTAAGGAGAGTTACATATTTAGTTTTAGATGAAGCAGATAAAATGTTAGATATGGGTTTTGAAATGcaaattagaaaaatagTCGAACAAATTAGACCCGATAGACAAACATTAATGTGGTCTGCTACATGGCCAAAAGAAGTACAAGCACTAGCTAGAGATTTATGTAAAGATCAACCAATACATGTAAATGTTGGTTCACTAACTTTAACTGCATGTCGTAGAATTAAACAAGAAATTTATCTTATTGAGgtaattcatttattattatgcaattaaaaaattatttttttttagctaGCTAATTCAATGcttaattcaaaaaattttgaaaaaattatgacttgttaataaaattaattatatacccacatacacacatatattgCATGTGCACATGTGTACACCTTTTTAAATGCTTGCAacgattattttttacactattttcatttattcctaatttttatatactgaTATAATTTGCACAATTTTGAGGAATGATCTTTTCTTCAAATCCTAGTGATGtatttaatgtttttttgttatgcTTATGATTTTTTACGTAATTAAATGTTTTGCTATTTTtagttaatatattattgttttgtAGCATTTTCTTCACTGCTTTCCGAATTTGGGATGTGCTTGATAAGATTGTCCCTAGTGTCTGTCGACTTATTAGCATCCCATGCACATTGTTTTCGTTgtgttttgttttattatttatgtatagttacatatgcatatgctaTATGCCATATTGCCCATGCTTACCCTTACCCATTTTTATGTTGAAGTTCATATAATAAGGAGCAGAATAGCAAGTCATTGCAAATTTATAAGTGATAAAAAGGTTTTTCTAATTAAagtattttctatttttagcCAATCACATTTGCCCAAccatgataatatatttttttccaaatatGAGTGGATccctttttaattatttttttgttgctTCCtggtatatatgtatttacatatatgtttttttatatctcaattttatttatgaattatttCACACAAATAATCAATAAAGGggtatacaaaaataagggtttaataattttcatgggaatgtatttatctttttatataaagagAGAAACAGGCAAGAttgttgaaaaataaaaaattaaaataagaGAAACCCCAAATTAAGCAGCTATTTGTTTTGATGTCCTATCACTTTAAATTTGCAATGAGGTtagttataatatttttgattcgccatcatttaatttaaataaagacgaaaacaaaaatataatcctTATTATATGTTAAAGGCGAAAATTTTcgtatacatatatgcacatgttcttattttttttatatgcttatattttttcatattatacaGTTGCATGCATATTTCTTATATAGGCTTCGTTGTTAAGTTATATTCATAcatatactattttatttattcacaATTTGTATGtgcctttattttttctttaggAACATGAGAAATTGGGAAATTTAAAATCACTACTACAAAGAATATTCAAGGAGAATGATAGGATAATTGTTTTTGTGGAAACAAAAAGaagtaatataaaaagaaacatCATACTttataatgaataaatcTATTCTTCCAATAGCATATATCTACTATATAATACCAATTTAAACACATGCATCTGATATACTATTTTCTAACATATGctgtacatattttattatccaTTTTTAGGCGCTGATTTCATAACAAAGGCTTTAAGACTAGAGGGAATGCCAGCATTATGTATCCATGGAGATAAAAAGCAAGATGAAAGAAGATGGGttttaaatgattttaAAACAGGAAAAAGCCCAATTTTAATAGCAACTGATGTTGCATCAAGAGGTCTTGATATTAAAGATGTAAAATTTGTAATTAATTATGATTTTCCTAATCAAATTGAAGATTATGTTCACAGAATTGGTAGAACAGGAAGAGCAGGTGCACATGGTGCCTCCTTCACATTTTTAACATCGGATAAATATCGATTAGCTAAAGAATtagttaaaatattaagagAATCAGAACAACCTATACCACCacaattagaaaaaatttcattttcatcagGTAACAATCAAAGAAGAAACCCTTATTATAGTTCTGGGCGTTCAGGATATAATTCTAACTTCTCAGGAAGAGGCGGAAATAGATATTACTAATTTTCAGTGTTTCgttttctatattatataagaaatgatatagtaaaaatttattcaaaaatcttttattttaataatatttaaacaccatcaaaaaatggaaaacattttaaatcaTAGCTAATTATAAGAATGCcccatatgcatatttatatagtttgtatataaacatttatgtttaatatttaCGAAATTCAtgctaaatattttatatcttagttaaatatgtttcatacatatatgcgcatatgtaatatatgcTGTATACAATAATACGCagttttatgtatttttatgttttaatattatattttttaaatattttataatatgaaaattactttaaaaagaatatatatttttcttttttttggttataatttatgtttaattatatacaatattcaTATGAACACATAATATCGCTGtttgttatttattattttcctttaacattttttattcctcacaagtaatatataaaaaaaactgtACGCATcacattttttcaaattatatttggaaattatacaaaacaTACAAAGCAGCGATTATTTTCGccacaaatatttattatactaAATGTTTACTACAATTTTGGAAACATATCGATATTGTTTATTCCGGTACTGTATGAAGTATGCAGTACAAGAGGTAGACACCACATGGAAAATAACTTAACAGT
This region of Plasmodium chabaudi chabaudi strain AS genome assembly, chromosome: 13 genomic DNA includes:
- a CDS encoding ATP-dependent RNA helicase DDX5, putative, encoding MRSFNSFQGRSNNNYQNRGGGSHGNHQGYHSGRKNYGNNSGYHNNNNSGGLGKNLNPVDWANFKLVPFEKNFYKEHDDIRRLSSKEVKEIRDKHRITILGGDNIPNPVESINKVGFPDYVLKSLRNNHIVSPTPIQIQGWPIALSGKDMIGKAETGSGKTLAFILPAFVHILAQPSLKHGDGPIVLVLAPTRELAEQIRQECIKFSVESKVRNTCAYGGVPKGGQIYALRQGVHILIACPGRLIDLLEQNATNLRRVTYLVLDEADKMLDMGFEMQIRKIVEQIRPDRQTLMWSATWPKEVQALARDLCKDQPIHVNVGSLTLTACRRIKQEIYLIEEHEKLGNLKSLLQRIFKENDRIIVFVETKRSADFITKALRLEGMPALCIHGDKKQDERRWVLNDFKTGKSPILIATDVASRGLDIKDVKFVINYDFPNQIEDYVHRIGRTGRAGAHGASFTFLTSDKYRLAKELVKILRESEQPIPPQLEKISFSSGNNQRRNPYYSSGRSGYNSNFSGRGGNRYY